A portion of the Bradyrhizobium manausense genome contains these proteins:
- a CDS encoding LysR family transcriptional regulator, with protein sequence MDWTDLQHFLALAREGTLSAAARSLNVDHVTVARRVAALEESMSLKLVDRRPRSYELTEDGKRIAKIGAPMAETAFAVERAAQASKSEFGGEITISAPPSLANLLIAPNLIRLRRQHPGITIKLIGEKRTASLNRREADLALRLSRPTEPGLIARKIGYFEFALYASPDYLKATAPHAFTFVAYDSSMDEAPQQRWLMRFAGPREIVLRTNDLENQAAAARTGIGLAALPKFLGETDPRLERHDVGGRPVGREVWLVLHRDLRRTPAVRAVASFIEGCLS encoded by the coding sequence ATGGACTGGACCGATCTGCAGCATTTCCTGGCGCTCGCACGCGAGGGCACCCTGTCCGCCGCGGCAAGGAGTCTCAACGTCGATCATGTGACGGTGGCCCGCCGCGTCGCCGCGCTGGAAGAATCCATGTCGCTCAAGCTCGTGGACCGCAGGCCGCGCAGCTACGAACTCACCGAGGACGGCAAGCGCATCGCCAAGATCGGAGCGCCAATGGCAGAGACGGCGTTTGCGGTGGAGCGCGCCGCACAGGCCTCAAAGTCCGAATTCGGCGGCGAGATCACGATCAGCGCCCCACCTTCACTCGCCAACCTCCTGATTGCGCCGAACCTGATCCGGTTGCGACGACAGCATCCCGGCATCACGATCAAGCTGATCGGCGAAAAGCGCACCGCCTCGCTCAATCGCCGCGAGGCCGATCTGGCGCTTCGCTTGTCTCGTCCGACGGAGCCGGGGCTGATCGCGCGCAAGATCGGCTATTTCGAGTTCGCTCTCTATGCTTCGCCCGACTATCTTAAGGCGACAGCCCCGCATGCCTTTACGTTCGTCGCCTACGATTCCAGCATGGATGAGGCTCCCCAGCAGCGATGGCTGATGCGCTTCGCCGGCCCGCGCGAGATCGTGCTTCGCACCAATGATCTGGAGAACCAGGCCGCAGCGGCCAGGACCGGAATTGGGCTGGCAGCCTTGCCAAAATTCCTTGGCGAGACCGATCCGCGGCTGGAGCGCCATGATGTCGGCGGACGGCCTGTCGGACGCGAAGTCTGGCTGGTTCTCCATCGCGACCTGCGCCGCACGCCCGCCGTGCGCGCGGTGGCAAGCTTCATCGAAGGCTGCCTGTCCTGA
- the polA gene encoding DNA polymerase I — protein sequence MPKSSQSTSPKTSAKADTKPAATAAAKPVAAKTAGKGDHIFLVDGSGYIFRAYHALPPLNRKSDGLQVNAVLGFCNMLWKLLRDMPADNRPTHLAIVFDKSEVTFRNKIYSEYKAHRPPAPDDLIPQFALIREAVRAFDLPCLEQGGFEADDLIATYARQACERGATTTIVSSDKDLMQLVNDKIVMYDTMKDRRIGIPEVIEKFGVPPEKVVEVQALAGDSTDNVPGVPGIGIKTAAQLIVEYGDLEQLLFRATEIKQPKRREALIENAEKARISRQLVLLDDKVDLEVPLDDLAVHEPDARKLIAFLKAMEFTTLTRRVADYSQIDPSNVDADASNSSGARGGGAAAKATSSEASGDLFAARPATATGGDKGDKSASPKGAPTSLAATREEALRKLPVDRSKYQAIKSLKELNAFIARIHDAGHVAIEIKANSIDPMQADLCGVSLALAPNEACYMPLAHKQSGGGAGLFDAGLAPDQVKHSDAIDALRPVLESAGILKIGFDVKFAAVMLAQHGITLRNADDAKLISYVLDAGRGSHELDSLSERWFGHAMLKENELLGSGKGKITFDQVPIDKSVPLSAESADMALRVWRVLKPRLVAEHMTAVYETLERPLVSVLARMERRGISIDRQVLSRLSGDFAQTAARVEAEIQEIAGEPVNVGSPKQIGDILFGKMGLSGGTKTKTGAWSTTAQVLDELAEQGHDFPRKILEWRQVSKLKSTYTDALPTYVNPQTHRVHTTYALAATTTGRLSSNEPNLQNIPVRTEDGRKIRRAFIATPGHKLVSADYSQIELRLLAEIADIPVLKQAFKDGLDIHAMTASEMFGVPIKGMPSEIRRRAKAINFGIIYGISAFGLANQLGIAREEASAYIKKYFERFPGIRAYMDETKEFCRKNGYVTTLFGRKMYYPDIKASNASVRAFNERASINARLQGTAADIIRRAMTRVEDALAAKKLSAQMLLQVHDELIFEVPDAEVEKTLPVVQHVMQDAPFPAVLLSVPLHVDARAATNWDEAH from the coding sequence ATGCCCAAAAGCTCCCAAAGCACATCCCCGAAGACCTCCGCCAAAGCTGACACCAAGCCCGCTGCGACAGCTGCTGCCAAACCGGTTGCGGCAAAGACGGCCGGCAAGGGCGACCACATTTTCCTGGTCGACGGTTCCGGCTACATCTTCCGCGCCTATCACGCCCTGCCGCCGCTGAACCGCAAGTCCGACGGCCTGCAGGTCAACGCGGTGCTCGGCTTCTGCAACATGCTGTGGAAGCTGTTGCGCGACATGCCCGCCGACAACCGGCCGACCCATCTGGCGATCGTGTTCGACAAGTCGGAAGTGACGTTCCGCAACAAGATCTATTCCGAGTACAAGGCCCACCGGCCGCCGGCGCCAGACGATCTCATTCCACAATTCGCGCTGATCCGTGAGGCGGTGCGCGCCTTCGACCTGCCCTGCCTCGAGCAAGGCGGCTTCGAGGCCGACGACCTCATCGCGACCTATGCGCGGCAGGCCTGCGAGCGCGGCGCCACCACGACCATCGTGTCCTCGGACAAGGACCTGATGCAGCTCGTGAACGACAAGATCGTGATGTACGACACCATGAAGGATCGCCGCATCGGCATCCCCGAGGTGATCGAAAAGTTCGGCGTGCCGCCGGAGAAGGTGGTCGAGGTGCAGGCCTTAGCCGGCGATTCCACCGACAACGTGCCCGGCGTGCCCGGCATCGGCATCAAGACCGCCGCGCAGTTGATCGTCGAATATGGCGACCTCGAGCAACTCCTGTTCCGCGCCACCGAGATCAAGCAGCCGAAGCGCCGCGAGGCGCTGATCGAGAATGCCGAGAAGGCGCGGATCTCTCGCCAGCTCGTGCTGCTCGACGACAAGGTCGACCTCGAGGTGCCGCTCGACGACCTCGCCGTCCACGAGCCCGACGCGCGCAAGCTGATCGCCTTCCTGAAGGCGATGGAATTCACCACGCTGACGCGCCGGGTCGCCGATTATTCGCAGATCGATCCCTCCAATGTCGATGCCGATGCGAGCAACAGCAGCGGGGCCAGAGGCGGCGGCGCTGCCGCGAAGGCGACATCGTCCGAGGCGTCCGGCGACCTGTTCGCTGCGCGCCCTGCTACCGCCACCGGCGGCGACAAGGGCGACAAATCGGCAAGCCCCAAGGGCGCGCCGACCTCGCTCGCGGCAACGCGCGAGGAGGCGCTGCGCAAGCTTCCGGTCGATCGCAGCAAGTACCAGGCGATCAAGTCGCTGAAAGAGCTCAACGCCTTCATCGCGCGCATCCACGATGCCGGCCATGTCGCGATCGAGATCAAGGCCAACTCCATCGACCCCATGCAGGCCGATCTCTGCGGTGTCTCGCTGGCGCTGGCGCCGAACGAGGCCTGCTACATGCCGCTGGCGCACAAGCAGTCCGGCGGCGGTGCCGGCCTGTTCGACGCCGGCCTCGCGCCGGATCAGGTCAAGCACTCCGACGCCATCGACGCGCTGCGGCCGGTGCTGGAATCGGCAGGCATTCTCAAGATCGGCTTCGACGTCAAATTCGCCGCCGTGATGCTGGCGCAGCACGGCATCACCTTGCGCAACGCCGACGATGCAAAGCTGATCTCCTACGTGCTCGACGCCGGCCGTGGCTCGCATGAGCTGGACTCGCTGTCCGAGCGCTGGTTCGGCCACGCCATGCTGAAGGAGAACGAGCTGCTCGGCAGCGGCAAGGGCAAGATCACCTTCGACCAGGTGCCCATCGACAAGTCCGTCCCGCTGTCGGCGGAAAGCGCCGACATGGCCTTGCGCGTCTGGCGCGTGCTGAAGCCGCGCCTCGTCGCCGAGCACATGACCGCCGTCTACGAGACGCTGGAGCGGCCGCTGGTCTCCGTGCTCGCGCGCATGGAGCGGCGCGGCATCTCGATCGACCGCCAGGTGCTGTCGCGTCTCTCCGGCGACTTCGCCCAGACCGCGGCGCGCGTCGAGGCCGAGATCCAGGAGATCGCGGGCGAGCCCGTCAATGTCGGTAGCCCGAAGCAGATCGGCGACATCCTGTTCGGCAAGATGGGACTATCGGGCGGCACCAAGACCAAGACCGGCGCGTGGTCGACCACCGCGCAGGTGCTCGACGAGCTCGCCGAGCAGGGCCACGATTTTCCGCGCAAGATTCTGGAATGGCGCCAGGTCTCGAAGCTGAAATCCACCTACACCGATGCACTGCCGACCTACGTCAATCCACAGACCCATCGCGTGCACACGACCTACGCGCTGGCCGCGACCACGACGGGTCGGCTGTCGTCGAACGAGCCCAATTTGCAGAACATCCCTGTTCGCACCGAAGACGGCAGAAAGATCCGCCGCGCCTTCATCGCGACGCCGGGGCACAAGCTGGTCTCTGCCGACTATTCGCAGATCGAGCTGCGGTTGCTGGCCGAAATCGCCGACATTCCCGTGCTGAAGCAGGCATTCAAGGACGGCCTCGACATTCACGCGATGACCGCTTCGGAAATGTTCGGCGTGCCGATCAAGGGCATGCCGAGCGAAATCCGCCGCCGCGCCAAGGCGATCAATTTCGGCATCATCTACGGCATCTCGGCGTTCGGCCTCGCCAACCAGCTCGGCATCGCGCGCGAGGAGGCCTCGGCCTACATTAAGAAGTATTTTGAGCGCTTCCCCGGCATCCGTGCCTACATGGACGAGACGAAGGAATTCTGCCGCAAGAACGGCTATGTGACGACGCTGTTCGGCCGCAAGATGTACTATCCTGACATCAAGGCTTCCAACGCCTCGGTGCGCGCCTTCAACGAACGCGCCTCGATCAATGCGCGCCTGCAAGGTACCGCCGCCGATATCATCCGCCGCGCCATGACGCGCGTCGAGGATGCGCTCGCCGCCAAGAAGCTCTCGGCGCAGATGCTGCTCCAGGTGCATGACGAATTGATCTTCGAGGTGCCCGACGCGGAGGTCGAGAAGACCCTTCCCGTCGTTCAGCACGTCATGCAGGACGCGCCGTTCCCGGCCGTGCTGCTGTCGGTGCCGCTGCACGTCGACGCACGTGCCGCGACGAACTGGGACGAGGCGCACTGA
- a CDS encoding NADPH-dependent FMN reductase, with amino-acid sequence MKIVAISGSLRAGSSNTAVLRAAARLAPNGVEVILFGGIGNLPFFNPDLDGDDVPASVGAMRELIGSVDGLLISSPEYARGVAGVLKNALDWLVGSQEFPDKPVALINTSPRATHALAALTLTLETMSARLATEACVTLPLLGGAWDEHSIAADPALADSLRLAMERFAAFIRTVQADV; translated from the coding sequence GTGAAGATCGTCGCCATCTCCGGCAGCCTGCGCGCGGGTTCGAGCAACACCGCGGTCCTGCGCGCAGCCGCACGGCTCGCGCCAAATGGTGTCGAGGTGATCCTGTTCGGAGGGATTGGGAATCTGCCTTTCTTCAATCCGGATCTTGATGGCGATGACGTGCCTGCGTCGGTTGGCGCGATGCGCGAACTCATCGGAAGCGTCGATGGCCTTCTGATCTCGAGCCCCGAATATGCCCGCGGCGTCGCGGGCGTATTGAAGAACGCGCTCGACTGGCTGGTGGGCAGCCAGGAATTCCCCGACAAGCCCGTCGCGCTGATCAACACGTCGCCGCGCGCCACGCACGCGCTGGCCGCCCTGACGCTGACGCTGGAGACGATGTCGGCACGGCTCGCCACGGAGGCCTGCGTGACGCTGCCGCTGCTCGGCGGCGCCTGGGACGAACACAGCATCGCCGCCGATCCTGCTCTCGCGGATTCGTTACGGCTGGCGATGGAGCGTTTCGCTGCGTTTATCCGCACCGTGCAGGCTGACGTCTAG
- a CDS encoding LysE family translocator: MPHTSALLAFALVCLGLVLTPGPNMIYLISRSITQGPAAGIVSLGGVALGFVFYMLCAAFGITALLLAIPFAYDALRFAGAGYMLWLAWQAVKPGGRSPFQVKKLAVDSPRKLFAMGLVTNLLNPKIAMLYLALLPQFIDPAAGSVLTQSVALGAIQIALSVSVNAIIALGAGSIALFLASRPSWMLVQRWLMGTVLAGLAVRMAVEARKV; this comes from the coding sequence ATGCCCCACACCTCCGCCTTGCTCGCCTTCGCCCTCGTCTGCCTCGGTCTCGTGCTCACGCCCGGGCCGAACATGATCTATCTGATCTCGCGCTCGATCACGCAGGGGCCGGCGGCGGGCATCGTCTCGCTCGGCGGCGTCGCGCTCGGGTTCGTGTTCTACATGCTGTGCGCGGCCTTCGGCATTACGGCACTGCTGCTCGCGATTCCCTTTGCCTATGACGCACTGCGCTTTGCCGGTGCCGGCTACATGCTCTGGCTCGCCTGGCAGGCAGTGAAGCCCGGCGGGCGCTCGCCGTTCCAGGTGAAAAAGCTCGCGGTCGACAGCCCGCGCAAATTGTTCGCGATGGGGCTCGTGACCAATCTGCTCAATCCGAAGATCGCGATGCTGTATCTGGCGCTGCTGCCGCAATTCATTGATCCGGCCGCCGGCAGCGTGCTGACGCAGTCGGTGGCGCTCGGCGCGATCCAGATCGCGCTCAGCGTCAGCGTCAACGCGATCATCGCACTTGGGGCCGGATCGATCGCGCTGTTTCTGGCGAGCCGGCCAAGCTGGATGCTGGTGCAGCGCTGGCTGATGGGCACCGTTCTGGCCGGGCTTGCAGTGCGGATGGCGGTCGAAGCGCGGAAGGTGTGA
- a CDS encoding glutathione S-transferase family protein, which produces MTIELHTWNTPNGRKISVALEEMGLPYKVVPVNITKGEQMAPGFLKLSPNNKIPAILDPEGPDGKPVSIFESGAILLYLGEKTGKFLPKSLAGRIPVYEWLMWQMGGFGPMPGQVHHFIALENEQDRAYGLKRYMAETRRLYGVLDRRLADHDFVAGDLSVADFAILGWAWRHPRHKVDLADFPNVKRWYDALMARPAVKRGMDAKLD; this is translated from the coding sequence ATGACCATCGAGCTGCACACTTGGAACACACCAAACGGCCGCAAAATCTCGGTCGCGCTGGAGGAAATGGGCCTGCCCTACAAGGTGGTCCCGGTGAACATCACCAAGGGCGAGCAGATGGCGCCGGGGTTCCTCAAGCTCTCTCCGAACAACAAGATCCCTGCGATCCTCGACCCCGAGGGCCCCGACGGCAAGCCGGTCAGCATCTTTGAATCAGGCGCGATCCTGCTCTATCTCGGCGAGAAGACCGGAAAATTCCTGCCGAAATCGCTTGCAGGCCGCATCCCCGTCTACGAGTGGCTGATGTGGCAGATGGGCGGCTTCGGGCCGATGCCGGGCCAGGTCCACCATTTCATCGCGCTCGAGAACGAGCAGGACCGCGCCTACGGCCTGAAGCGGTACATGGCGGAGACGCGCCGGCTCTACGGCGTGCTGGACCGTCGCCTCGCCGACCACGACTTCGTCGCCGGCGATCTCTCGGTCGCCGATTTCGCGATTCTCGGCTGGGCCTGGCGCCATCCTCGCCACAAGGTCGATCTCGCCGACTTCCCCAACGTCAAGCGCTGGTACGACGCGCTGATGGCCCGCCCGGCGGTGAAGCGCGGCATGGACGCGAAGCTGGATTGA
- the pyrE gene encoding orotate phosphoribosyltransferase, whose translation MSKSASRARLFEIIRRRSFGRGEVTLASGRKSDFYFNLKPTMLDPEGATLLAELTYETLKDDNLDFIGGLEMGAVPLAGALAQISWIKGHPIAAFFVRKKPKEHGAKLAIEGLPRGETLDGKRVVIVEDVTTTGGSAMKAVESVREMGAEVVLVLTMVDREEGATDTFGAAGLPFRSLYKASEFLKA comes from the coding sequence GTGTCGAAATCTGCCTCCCGCGCCCGCCTGTTCGAAATCATCCGCCGCCGCTCCTTCGGCCGGGGTGAGGTGACGCTCGCCTCGGGCCGCAAGAGCGATTTCTATTTCAACCTGAAGCCGACCATGCTGGACCCCGAGGGCGCGACGCTGCTCGCCGAGCTCACTTACGAGACGCTGAAGGACGACAATCTCGATTTCATCGGCGGGCTCGAGATGGGCGCGGTGCCGCTGGCGGGTGCGCTGGCGCAGATCTCCTGGATCAAGGGCCATCCGATCGCAGCGTTCTTCGTGCGCAAGAAGCCGAAGGAACATGGCGCCAAGCTCGCGATCGAAGGTTTGCCAAGGGGCGAGACGCTGGACGGCAAGCGCGTCGTGATCGTCGAGGACGTCACCACGACAGGCGGTTCGGCGATGAAGGCCGTGGAATCCGTGCGCGAGATGGGCGCCGAGGTCGTGCTGGTGCTGACCATGGTCGACCGCGAGGAAGGCGCCACCGACACGTTCGGCGCCGCCGGGCTGCCGTTCCGCTCGCTGTACAAGGCGTCGGAATTCCTGAAGGCGTAA
- a CDS encoding DUF2865 domain-containing protein — protein MLVAATLASSLLAAPAPVSAEGLFDFFFGGLQQQRPQRDVPQQASPFVDPFASQSGQPQYVPPTRSAAAGGSGPAFCVRSCDGKYFPLMRGLASPAQMCQSFCPASTTKVYFGSSIDGAYSQSGERYADSENAFAYRKALRADCTCNGREPAGLAPVDLTLDGSLKAGDVIATTDGLVAYTGVRLGQEQTAEFTPVASYPGLTAQVRARLGEMKVAPVRAETVAADAPSAEIVRETLPDVTTLPNTSAKSAKRAGLD, from the coding sequence ATGCTTGTGGCCGCCACTCTCGCAAGCTCGCTGCTTGCGGCTCCTGCCCCGGTTTCAGCCGAAGGCCTGTTCGACTTCTTCTTCGGCGGGCTGCAGCAGCAACGCCCTCAGCGCGACGTGCCGCAGCAGGCGAGCCCCTTCGTCGATCCCTTCGCCAGTCAGAGCGGCCAGCCGCAATACGTGCCGCCGACGCGCTCGGCTGCGGCTGGCGGCTCCGGCCCGGCCTTCTGCGTGCGCAGCTGTGACGGCAAATATTTTCCGCTGATGCGCGGCCTCGCCTCGCCGGCGCAGATGTGTCAGTCTTTCTGCCCTGCCAGCACGACGAAGGTGTATTTCGGCTCCTCGATCGACGGCGCCTATAGCCAGTCCGGCGAGCGCTACGCCGACAGCGAGAACGCGTTCGCCTACCGCAAGGCGCTGCGCGCGGACTGCACCTGCAACGGCCGCGAGCCGGCCGGCCTCGCGCCGGTCGATTTGACGCTCGACGGTTCGCTGAAGGCCGGTGACGTCATCGCCACCACCGACGGCTTGGTTGCCTATACCGGCGTCCGACTTGGCCAGGAGCAGACCGCAGAGTTCACGCCCGTCGCCTCCTATCCCGGCCTCACCGCGCAGGTCCGCGCGCGGCTCGGTGAAATGAAGGTGGCCCCGGTGCGCGCAGAGACGGTGGCGGCCGATGCGCCCTCAGCCGAGATCGTGCGCGAGACGTTGCCTGACGTGACGACCTTGCCGAATACGTCGGCGAAATCGGCGAAGCGGGCGGGATTGGATTAA
- a CDS encoding GIY-YIG nuclease family protein produces MSASSYFVYILASRHHGTLYIGVTNDIRARLELHRSGRGSKFVQKYKIFRLVHIEAFTTPQEAIAREKQLKFWKRDWKIKLIEQENPDWNDRSGLI; encoded by the coding sequence ATGAGCGCGAGCAGCTACTTCGTTTACATCCTGGCGAGCCGTCATCACGGCACGCTGTACATTGGCGTCACCAACGACATCCGAGCACGACTCGAGTTGCACCGTTCGGGTCGCGGCTCCAAGTTCGTGCAGAAGTACAAAATCTTCCGCCTCGTTCACATCGAAGCGTTTACGACGCCGCAAGAGGCGATCGCGCGCGAGAAGCAATTAAAGTTCTGGAAGCGCGACTGGAAGATCAAGCTGATCGAGCAGGAAAATCCTGATTGGAATGATCGGTCGGGCCTGATTTGA